Genomic window (Oscillospiraceae bacterium):
TCAGCGGTAAAAATGTCAGTTTTCATGTCCCCGTAAAAATTACTCAGGGACGAAAAACTGTAACCAAAGAAGCTGATGTTCTCATAAAGAACGACAAAGGCGAAAATGTGGTAGTCATTGACTCGAAAGCTCCAGACGAAAAGCTTGAGCCATACTTTGATCAAATAGATTCTTATGCATTTAGGTTGGAAACTCCTATCTCAATTCTTTCAAATTACTACAGAACAGTTGTTAGGGTATATTTGTCTGGAAACAAAAAGGAAATCATTTTCGACCAAACGATAGAGGAAATGGAAGCAGATAGTTTCAAGGAATTAATAGAAATTGTAAAAAAATATATGGAAACACCTTCCGCTACTTTTGATGGTAAAAAAATGGATGCAGAAAAAAGTAAAATAGTTGATTATAGACGTTTGTTTAGACAAATACATACAAAAATCAGATCGATTGACAAATTAGATCCGTCTGCATCATTTGATGAATTCTCCAAAATACTGTTTATCAAAATAATCAATGATAAAATCTCTGCCGAAGAACGCTTAACTCCTGAACGTATTAAAGTGTTTGGCACAACCAAAGAGCAATCCAATTATGTTGACACTTGGTTCCAAAAGAAAGTTAAGGAGCATTACCCTGGTATTTTTGCAAATAATGTGAAAATATCCGCATCGTCAACTGCATTGATCGCTATATTGGAAACATTGGATGGACGATTTGATTTAAAGGATTCATTAAACGATATTAAGGGTAGAGCTTTTGAAGAATTCCTTCCTAGCCAGTTAAGGGGAAAGGGCCTTGGACAGTTCTTCACTCCAAGATCTGTCGTTGAATTTATGATAGAGTTGGCTGATATATCTATAACTGATAAGGTTTTGGATTTCGCATCCGGCTCAGGTGGATTCCTTATTAAAGCTTTTGACAGAAAAAGAAAATTAATAGAAGAAACACAACAACAATATTTAGATTTAATAGGAAAAAATCGAGAGCAGCTATTGGAAGATACCAAGACTCAAATTTTCGGTATTGATGCTGAACCTAGAGCTGTAAGAACAGCAAAGATGAACATGCTGTTATGGGGTGACGGAAAGCAGATCCAACACGGAAACGGATTGGATACCAAAGACTACACAGGAACTCCATATTTTGCGAAGGAGTACAACGAATCCGATCCTTCTACCGGAGTAGATATCATACTCGCTAATCCACCATTCGGTTCTACAGAAGAAGATCAGAATATTTTGGCAAAGTACACACTTTCCAAAAAGATCAAAAAGAAAGACGAGAGTGGAAGAGAGTATATTGTTAATCAAAAGGAAAAGACAGAGCATCTGTTTATCGAGAAAGCATTCAAAATGTTAAGACCAAACGGCAAACTCTTAATTGTTTTACCAGAAGGAATCTTTAGTAATAATGATTCTAAAGTTAGGGATTACATTCTGAGCCATTTTGTCATTGATACTATTGTGAAATTACCCAAGCATACGTTTGTCATGTCTGGTGTAGACACAATAAACACCGTAATTTTGATTGCTAGAAAGAACACTGCTGAGCGAATGAAGAAAATCAAATTTTCAGATAAAAAAACTTGGATTAACTCAGCTGAAATTATGACAATCAATTTTGCTTCTGTTAACCAAACGGGATTTGAACCTTCTGGCAAAGCAATAAACGGAGGATATACAAATAGTGATCTGAAAATATTAGCAAACAAAATCACAAATGGTGACTTTAGCCAAATTTTAGCGGATCCTATCGAATACGCTGATCTTGCATTTAGCGATGACAACAAGAACGAAGTTTGGAAAGAATCTATGGTCAAGTTTTTAACTATAGGTTTTACAAGTGTCCCTAAAAGATTGGATCCGACATATTATTTCTTTAGCGAAGAAACCAAAGATATTATGAAATCTTTTATTGGACTGGATATTACAGAAGATAATTTAGGCAGAAATCGCCTCACGGAGCAAGAACTTATCGAAGATGTTGAAAAGACATACACATATGTTTCGGTTGTAAAAACCATTGATGGTTCAATCACAACGACAGAAGAAAAAACAGTTGATGAGCTATTAGCAACTGATTTGCCACAAAAACTTCAATATGGGGATATTGTGTTTAACCCGTACAGAATAAACACAGGATCAATAATCTTGATTGATTCGCGTGAAAAAAACTTGGTAACAAGTCCAGCTTATGTTGTAGTTAGAGATTTAAAAATTGATTCAAAATATTTCGTTCAATTATTGAAAACTCCGTTTATGAAATATCAGATACAAGTACTGGCATCAGGATCTGTAAGAGATAATTTTTCGGGTTCCAATTTGTATGAATTGAAAATCCCTAATATTGATTCATATGAGCAAAAAGATCTCGTGTTAAGCATTAATAAAATGCTTAAGAAAATCAAAAAACATTCTCAAGCAATAGACCAAGACATTAATTCTATAAATGCACTACTCAGCAATTTTGGCGGCTTAGATTAATTTTGGATTGTTGATGCAGTACCTAAATATTTGGCAATCAAGGCGTAGGTAACATACTGCCCTGCTTGATTTTTAATCAAACATTTAACAATAGGACTTGTACTCGATTCGAGCACAAGTCCTATTGCCGTCTATTTGGTTATTTATTCCATTACTTCCAACATTATTTTTGCTTCCAGCTTACCATAAAATCCAAGTTAATCGACACCCGAAAGGTCAAACTCAGACGGATTTTCAATTATGGATATTTCAGAATAAGTGGCGCACATACCTTTTGTGTAAGAGAAATCGTTGTTCCTGTCAATGAAAAAACATACAGAGGGTGTGACTTGAAGCTTAGGGGACAAATACCCAAAGTCTCGGGTATAGCCACCCATTTCCCATACTTTTTCCCATACCTTTGAATTAAAATTCAAAATATTTTTTTGTTTTTCCTAAACTTTTAAGTGTTTGGTCGGGGGACAAATTTCAAAAAAAATATATAATTATACTTACAAGAACAGAAGCGATAGGATATTATTTTTGCGTTCTAAGGATAACAAGGGGCATGCAAACACTTGTATATGAACTTCACCAACGGATGCGTAAAAAACTCTGTTATTCTAACGCGTTTCCGAAGGGAGGATAGCCTATGCAAAAAAAAATGGCAAAGCACAGATTGATTACCGACAGCGAAGGAAAATTACGTTATCAGTTTTTCTGCGATTTATCGGGATCGCTTGAGTATACGTCAAGCTCCATAAATGCAGATTCCGAGGAGGAACTTGAACGTGTATGGAATAAAAACGCAAAAGAGCACTTCAATCTATGTCACAAATGTGGGATTTATGTAAGCTCTGAAATGTTTAACGCCGAGGTTTTTGAGTGTGTAGCTTGTGCTCCGTGGGAGGAGGCTCCGAAATATTGTCCTCATTGCGGACAAAAGGTTAATGGTTCGGGAAACAACTGCAGCTATTGTGAAAAGAAACTGCGTTATGAGGGGGGAGAGGTATGAAACTATGACAGCACCTTATGAAAAAATACGTCTTGAGAATATGAAGCACTATGGCTTCGGTCCCGAGGTAATGAAAAGAATAAAGGTTTGCAAGGAATGCGGTGCAAAAGCTGATTCGGAGCTTCTCTTTTGTCCCGATTGTGACAGACCTCTTCCGACGGAAACTCTCTATACGCTGTATGTGCATAGCCATTTTGTATGTACAAAGTGCAAAACGGTAGTATCGGCAAAATATAAATTCTGTCCACAGTGTGGTAAAAAACTTATTTTTGAATAATCAGATAATAAAACAAAAACAAAAAAATACATTTACGGAGGTATTTATTATGGCAAAGAACACATGTGCAATATGCGGAGCAGAAGTTAATCTGTTTACAGGACAGCAGCTGGCGGATAAGACATATATCTGCCGTAAGGTATGTGCAAAGAAGTGTCTTAAAATCTTCGATTTTGTTCCCGCAACTCTTGACGAGGTAAAATCACACATTGAGCAGGTTGAAAAGGGTACAAAAGTATGGAATCAGATTTTTGTTCCTTTGCAGAAAACAAAGGTCAAGGAAGAAAAGCTGAAGAGATTTGGTGCCCCCCTTTATGTGTCACCCTCAACAGGACTTATGGCACTTGTTGAAACAAGATATAAGTTCATTGTTTTCGGCAAAAGCCAGCTTGCCTGCGTTTACAGAATAGCAGATCTCGCTTCCTATGAATATGAGGAAGAGTCGGTGAAAAATTCCGAGGGCAAGATAGAAAAGAAGGAATTTTGCCGTATGTTCTTCCACAATACGGCAGGTCTTTACAGCTTCCGCTTTGAGATAAGCAACAGCCTTGAATTTAAGTCGCTTGAAAAGTATTTTGATACTCTCTTCGGTATTCAGAAAACTCTTGGCAACTCCATAAACAACGCAAAAAAGCAGTGGGCAGCAATCAAGGATGTTGCAGGTGCGGTAAAGGCTGCGGCTTCAGGTGACGAAAATGTCGAAGAAAAAGCGGCAGCGGCGGCAGAAAGTCTCGGTACATATCTTGAGGGTGACAGAACAGAGCTTATCGCAAAGGCTGATGCGGCTCTTGCAGGTGTTCAGTATTGACGGCGGTGATAACATTGAAGAAAATAATATCATTGTTGCTTGTTTTTACACTTTGTGCGATGCTGTTTGTTTCCTGCACTCAAGAGAACGATAAGCCTGATGTGAAAAACAATAACGATGTAACAGAAACTGATGACAGTCAAGGTGACAAAACAACATCAAAACCTGATAAATCAGAAAAGGAAGACGAGTTACTTACAGAACTCAGAAAGCAGATATCCGACAGCGGTGCAAAGCTGGGTGTTGCATATCTCGGATACTTTGTTGAAACATTTGATGACACAAAAGATTATTTTAAATATTTAGGACTGTATGAAGACTATCCCTTTGTTGAAGAAATGGAGCTTGGTGACCTTATCGTAAACGAAAACAACGAGATGTATCTTGTTGTACCTGCCGATAGTACAGAAACAGTCAAGGTATACGACGCAGTACCTGATGAAGAAACCTATGAGCTTGAAAAGGGTGAGCTTTTAGGCGAATCGGCAAATGGAAAACCGTTCCTTCTTCTTTGCAATGTCAGCGAAATAATACCAAATGTGATCATAAGCACAAGCACCCTTGAATACAGTCCCTGTCTTTCGGGCGAGGACGGAGAGCTTGTAGAGAATCAAGATATTTACGATTTTTCGCCTTATGAGAAAATAAAAGAGTATTATGACATTCAGAACGGTCTTGCAGATGGAGCAGATCCCATATTCTGCGGAAGCTGGTTCGGAGAATCGGAAAACGGCGACTACGAGCTTATGTCAATGAGCCTTGAACTTTACGTAGACGGAACAGCAACCTACGTATACGGCGTTGGAAACAGCGAGCCTGTAGAGTGGTTTATGGGCGAATGGAGCTTTGATGCCGAGCGTGATATGATCATTCTTGATATGTACGGTGGACCGCCAAACGACTATGAAGATTCCGATGAATTGTTTATAGACCCGTATGAACTGAAGTGCGGTTTTAAGTGGGATATGGATTACCGTGATGACGGAACTTATCTCATTCTTACACACGAAGAGGGCGATCCCATACTGTGGGGCAAGAACGGTGCAACATTTGAGTTTGCAGAGGCTTCCGGGCCCGAGGAAGAGGAAGATTACTCTTACCTTATCGGCTCATGGGGAATAATCTCTGAAAAATCAGAAACATACCTTGAGTTGTTTCCCGATGGCTCGGCGCACTATTATGTAACAAGGGACGATGTGACAGAAAAAGACCTTCGCGGCTCATGGCATGCCGAAGCTCTTACATTGTACCTTACACTCGGCGAAAATGAAGCTTTGACGGGAGCTTACGGTATTATGTATGACGGTGAGCTGCTTATTCTGTCCATTCTCGATGATTTCGCCGAACCGCTGACGGCTTTTATGGCAGAAAACGGATATGACAGCTTTATACTTTGCGGTGTAGGCTGATAATACAGTAATTTGAAAGGAGTGTTTATATGGCTACTTTACAAGAATACAAATGCCCGTGCTGTGACGGTGCGATAGCGTTTGACGCAGAATCTCAGAAAATGAAATGTCCTTTCTGCGGCAACGAATTTGAAATGGAAACCCTTGCTTCCTATGACAGTGAGCTTCAGAACGACTCGGAAAGCAACATGCAGTGGGAAACGAATGCAGGTTCCGAGTGGCAGGAAGGAGAAGCAGACGGCCTTCGTACATACCGGTGTAACTCCTGCGGAGGCGAAATTGTAGGCGATGATACGCTGGCAGCTTCAAAATGCCCCTATTGCGGAAATCAGGTTGTTATGATGGGACAGTTCTCAGGTGCTCTGAAGCCTGACTTTGTTATTCCATTTAAGCTTGATAAGAAAGCTGCGAAGGAAGCGCTCCTTAACCACTATAAAGGCAAGAGGTTCCTTCCTAAAGTTTTCAGAGACCAGAATCATATTGAAGAAATCAAGGGCGTTTACGTTCCTTTCTGGCTCTTTGATGCAGAGGCCGATGCCAACATCAGATACAGAGCAACACGTATTCGCCATTGGAGTGATTCGAGGTACGAATACACCGAAACAAGCTTTTATAATGTAACTCGTCAAGGCTCACTCGGCTTTGAAAAAGTTCCCGTTGACGGCTCGACAAAGATGGCAGATGACCTTATGGAATCAATTGAACCCTTTGACTTTTCACAGGCTGTCGATTTCCAAACAGCATATCTTGCAGGCTATATTGCTGACAAATATGACGTTGACGCCGAAACAAGTATTGAAAGAGCAAATGAAAGAATCAAGAAGAGCACCGAAGATGCTTTTGCCTCAACAGTTGACGGTTACACTACCGTAACACCCGTAATGTCAAGTATAAATCTTGAAAACGGCACTTCAAAGTATGCCCTTTTCCCCGTGTGGCTTCTCAACACCGATTGGAACGGTCAGAAATACACCTTTGCAATGAACGGTCAGACAGGCAAGCTTGTGGGCGATCTCCCTCTTGACAAGGGTGCATACAAGAGATGGCTTTTCGGACTTACAGGTGTGATAAGTGCAGTATGTCTCGGCATATCTTATCTGCTCTGGTTAATTTGAGGGGGTGTGAATTATGAAAAACAGAATATTTACACTGCTTGTTGCAATATTGTCGGTTATAATGCTGACAGTAGGCGTTGCTGCCGAAGATGAGTATTATCGTTTGCAGGATTTAACAGAAGTACCGCTTCTTACCGAAAGCGAAAACGCTGAAATTCTTGCTCTTCTTGATGAAGTAAGCGAGAGACAAGGAATGGATATTGCCATTCTCACGGTAGATGCTGTGGAAGAAGGTCTTACCGTTGAAGAGGATGCTACCGAATGGTATGAGTATCTCGGTTACGGCGACGACGGTGCAATGCTGTATATCAGCATGGAAGAAAGTGACTGGTATTATCTCACAAAGGGCTTCGGAATTACCGCAATGACAGATGCGGGAATAGATTACATATCCGAAAAGTTCCTTCCTGCTCTTTCCGACGGTGACTATGCAGGTGCATTCAGAGCATATATCCAGTATACCGACGAGTTTATAACACAGGCAAAAACAGGCAAACCCTACGACGTGGGAAATATGCCAAAAGAGCCCTATGACTTGCCGATGAGCCTTCTCGTTTCAGTAGGCATTGGTCTTTTGGTTTCTCTTATAATAACAAGCATATGGAAAGGTCAGCTCAAGAGCGTTGCGTTCAAGACACAGGCGACAAGTTACTTGAAGCCCGGAAGCCTTAGCATCGCAAACTCCCGTGACTTCTTCCTATACAGAACAGTTGACCGCAGAGAAAAAGAAAATGAATCATCATCCGGTGGTTCTTCAACACACAAGTCATCTTCCGGTGGAACATATGGCGGAAAAGGCGGAAAATTCTAAAAAAAGGAGTTTGCCATGAGTATTGTAGGAAATTGGAAAGTTAAAAAGATTATACACTTCGAAGGAGATGAGCCAAAGCTTATCACCATTGATGAGTTTAATGCTATTCCGGAAGAACAGAAAGACGAAGAACAGGCTCAAATGGCAAGCTTGGTGCTTGATATTACCGAGGACGGAAAACTCACAATGATGATTCCCATTCCGGCTCAAGCAATTGAAGAAGCAAGAGCAGAAGGAGCTGAGGTTACAGACGACGGCTTTGTAATTGCAGACAAATTCGAGTGGCTTAAAAGAGATGACAAGTATTTCTGCCATAACGAAAGCATGGGCACAGATCCAATGCCTCTTGAGTTCGATGATGACGGCTGTCTTGAATTTATGGGTGGAATGCTGATTTTTGAAAAAATTTAACCAATTATCGAAGATATAGCCGATTGTTTCCGTCTGATTATAGTTAAAATATAAAATTAAAAGGAGAAGCTGTTATGAAAAAGTTTTTGGTATTAATGTTAGCAGCACTTATGTGTATTTTCCTTGCCGCTTGCGGTGGCGATAAAACTCCCACACAGAATCCGGAGAATAATAACACGGAAGTAAATACACCCGAAACACCCGATGAACCGGAAGTCCCCGCAGAAAAGAGCTTTGAAGAATTAAAGGCTGAATTTATGTCAAAAACAGCAGAAGACCTTGTAAAGGAATATTTTGCAGATGCGGCAAATCCCACAGCACAGGAATTTGCAAAGCTTTATGAAAATTATGCATTCCTTGATACAAAGGATGACTATGAATTTGACAACGATAATACTATCGTCGCAGCTGTAAAGCTTATAAAGGACAGCGGTGCAAATACTGTAAATGCAGCTAATCAGGAAGTAATAAGCTATCTTATCGGCAGTAAGTATGACCTTGCAAGAGCTTATGCTTACAGACAGCAGTCTACCAACAATATTAGCTCGGATGCCGAAATCTATGCACCTCTTCTCGAAAAGGCTCTTTCCGAAACAGAACCCAAGGTGGTTTATGCAGTGCTTAAGGGACTTCCTCAGTCCTACGGTAACAATGATGAATTCTGGGCATTTGCACTTCCTTTCGCAAAGAGCGAAGATGCAAACCTAAGAAGAGCAGTTACCACTGCATTTGACAGATTTGATATTGAAAGTAAGGATGCGGCACTTGAAGCAGCGATCGCACTTATGAACGATGCGGATGATACAGTAAAGGGAAGTGCTTTAAGATACGCAGGAGAGATCGGCGACGACAGACT
Coding sequences:
- a CDS encoding zinc ribbon domain-containing protein; the protein is MVRETTAAIVKRNCVMRGERYETMTAPYEKIRLENMKHYGFGPEVMKRIKVCKECGAKADSELLFCPDCDRPLPTETLYTLYVHSHFVCTKCKTVVSAKYKFCPQCGKKLIFE
- a CDS encoding TPM domain-containing protein, which translates into the protein MKNRIFTLLVAILSVIMLTVGVAAEDEYYRLQDLTEVPLLTESENAEILALLDEVSERQGMDIAILTVDAVEEGLTVEEDATEWYEYLGYGDDGAMLYISMEESDWYYLTKGFGITAMTDAGIDYISEKFLPALSDGDYAGAFRAYIQYTDEFITQAKTGKPYDVGNMPKEPYDLPMSLLVSVGIGLLVSLIITSIWKGQLKSVAFKTQATSYLKPGSLSIANSRDFFLYRTVDRREKENESSSGGSSTHKSSSGGTYGGKGGKF